The Watersipora subatra chromosome 1, tzWatSuba1.1, whole genome shotgun sequence genome has a window encoding:
- the LOC137408191 gene encoding DNA-directed RNA polymerases I and III subunit RPAC2-like, producing the protein MSGDKSDTGVKAGEEKVKIEEIRPNEDDESQSCRTFVLHEEDHTLGNALRYVIMKDPRVEVCGYSVPHPSEDKILLRIQTDTTCSAEDALRTGVDNLQSLSELILKKFDKAIEKHKQRLS; encoded by the exons ATGAGCGGAGATAAATCAGATACCGGTGTCAAGGCTGGAGAAGAAAAAGTTAAAATAGAAGAGATTCGTCCTAATGAGGATGATGAGAGTCAATCTTGTCGGACATTTGTCTTGCATGAGGAAGACCACACATTGGGTAACGCCCTCAG GTATGTGATAATGAAGGACCCAAGAGTCGAGGTCTGCGGCTATTCTGTTCCTCATCCTTCAGAAGACAAAATATTGCTGAGAATACAAACGGATACAACGTGCTCTGCTGAGGATGCCCTTCGGACAGGAGTGGATAACTTACAGTCACTCTCCGAACTTATTCTCAAGAAGTTTGACAAGGCAAttgaaaaacacaaacaaagACTGTCTTGA